In the genome of Desulfofarcimen acetoxidans DSM 771, one region contains:
- a CDS encoding Uma2 family endonuclease, protein MQIEPTEKLYTYEDYLKIDDDNRYELIGGRLIMVPSPKSIHQIINTELVATLRDYVRKNKLGRVITAPLDVFLSEKEKPQPDILFISKDRLDIITENNIQGAPDLVVEILSPSTGKYDKVEKSKMYYRHGVKEYWIVDPVYKVIEIFVSGEKNWILFQSYDEEDTLTSPLLNGLEIQLKDIFE, encoded by the coding sequence ATGCAAATTGAACCAACTGAAAAGTTGTATACTTATGAAGATTATTTAAAAATTGACGACGATAACCGTTACGAGCTAATCGGGGGTAGGTTGATTATGGTTCCTTCTCCAAAATCAATACATCAAATAATTAATACTGAATTAGTGGCAACCCTACGAGACTACGTACGAAAAAATAAATTGGGCAGGGTTATTACGGCTCCTCTAGATGTTTTTTTATCAGAAAAAGAAAAACCGCAGCCGGATATTTTATTTATTTCAAAAGATAGGTTAGACATTATTACTGAAAATAACATCCAAGGCGCACCGGATTTAGTAGTTGAAATATTATCACCGTCCACAGGCAAATATGATAAAGTTGAAAAAAGTAAAATGTATTACAGACATGGAGTAAAGGAATATTGGATAGTTGACCCTGTTTATAAAGTTATTGAAATTTTTGTGTCCGGCGAAAAAAACTGGATTTTATTTCAATCCTATGATGAAGAGGATACATTAACATCTCCCCTGTTAAACGGTTTAGAAATACAACTAAAGGACATTTTTGAGTAA
- a CDS encoding UbiX family flavin prenyltransferase yields the protein MRIVVGITGASGAIYGIKLLQQLKNMKIETHLILSKWARRTIELETEHTPDSLSQLADCCYEADDQAAPVSSGSFLHQGMVIVPCSMKTLSAVAHGYTDNLISRAADVTIKENRKLILVPRESPLSSIHLENMLKLASLGVTVMPPMPAFYHKPKTIEELVLHTIGRILDHLAIDHDISHRWTGLSHK from the coding sequence ATGCGTATAGTTGTGGGGATTACCGGAGCCTCCGGCGCTATTTACGGTATAAAACTACTTCAGCAATTGAAAAATATGAAAATAGAAACTCACTTAATTCTCAGCAAGTGGGCCAGGCGTACCATAGAACTGGAAACAGAACATACTCCGGACAGCTTAAGCCAACTGGCCGATTGCTGTTATGAAGCAGATGACCAGGCTGCACCGGTTTCCAGCGGTTCCTTTCTTCACCAGGGCATGGTCATAGTTCCTTGCAGTATGAAAACTTTATCAGCCGTTGCACACGGTTACACGGACAACCTGATCAGCAGAGCGGCCGATGTAACCATTAAGGAAAACAGGAAGTTAATTCTTGTACCCAGAGAATCACCTCTAAGTTCCATTCATCTGGAAAACATGCTCAAACTGGCCTCCCTGGGAGTAACAGTCATGCCTCCCATGCCGGCCTTTTATCATAAACCCAAAACCATTGAGGAACTTGTACTTCACACTATAGGACGCATACTGGATCACCTGGCTATTGATCATGATATCAGCCATAGATGGACAGGCTTATCTCATAAATAA
- a CDS encoding zinc-ribbon domain containing protein translates to MYQDKTLTCRDCGADFIFSASEQEFYNDKGFTNEPGRCPQCRLARKQRNNGGGFNRGSSDRQPREMFSAVCAECGAETEVPFRPSGNRPVYCRDCFRKNSRY, encoded by the coding sequence ATGTATCAAGACAAAACTTTAACTTGCCGTGATTGCGGCGCAGATTTTATCTTTTCAGCTTCTGAGCAAGAGTTTTATAATGACAAAGGATTTACCAATGAACCCGGCCGTTGCCCCCAGTGCAGATTAGCCCGCAAGCAAAGAAATAACGGTGGTGGCTTTAATCGCGGTTCCAGTGATCGTCAGCCGCGTGAAATGTTTTCCGCAGTTTGTGCAGAATGTGGCGCTGAAACAGAAGTTCCGTTTCGCCCCAGCGGTAATCGTCCCGTATACTGCCGCGACTGCTTTAGAAAAAACAGCCGTTACTAA
- a CDS encoding response regulator transcription factor: protein MCDKKILIIEDEVKISRFIQLELEHEGYIVEKEKDGRAGLEKALHGNHDLIILDVMLPSLNGMEILRRLRQVSEIPVIMLTAKDDVMDKVMGLDFGADDYLTKPFAIEELLARIRVAFKHKRVQHEKSDVIQIGNLKLDLYKYTVSFNNEPIDLTKKEFDLLKLLMVNNEIVLTRDTILEKVWGYNYAGDTNIVDVYVRYLRIKIDDRYHQKFIHTVRGVGYQLKNG, encoded by the coding sequence ATGTGTGATAAAAAAATCCTAATCATAGAAGATGAGGTGAAAATATCTAGATTTATCCAATTGGAGCTGGAGCATGAAGGATACATTGTAGAGAAGGAAAAGGACGGAAGAGCCGGTCTGGAAAAGGCTTTGCATGGCAATCATGATTTAATCATTCTTGATGTGATGCTTCCTTCACTGAATGGGATGGAAATATTGAGACGTTTGAGGCAAGTTTCCGAGATTCCGGTTATTATGCTCACTGCCAAAGATGATGTTATGGACAAAGTCATGGGGTTGGATTTTGGTGCTGATGATTATTTGACCAAACCTTTTGCCATTGAGGAGCTTCTGGCCAGGATTCGGGTAGCGTTTAAACATAAAAGGGTACAGCATGAAAAGTCCGATGTTATTCAGATCGGAAACCTTAAACTTGATTTGTATAAATATACTGTCAGTTTTAATAATGAACCAATAGATTTAACAAAAAAGGAATTTGATTTGTTGAAACTTTTGATGGTTAATAATGAAATTGTACTTACCAGGGATACGATTCTGGAAAAAGTATGGGGATATAATTATGCCGGTGATACTAACATTGTGGATGTCTATGTCCGTTATCTCAGAATTAAAATTGACGACCGTTATCATCAAAAATTTATTCACACCGTCCGAGGGGTGGGATATCAGCTGAAAAATGGGTAA
- a CDS encoding MarR family winged helix-turn-helix transcriptional regulator — protein sequence MLLELTSAWDALEDVLSMHYARFSLSWPKFNTLVHLYMTGDRGLTQSELSKKMMVSRANITGLIERLEKENMVIRTNDPSDKRAFRVCLTNRALTLMNTFLPIHNNYVHKVISSLDRKEKEVFVKLLEKLKKGLESL from the coding sequence GTGCTCCTTGAACTGACCTCAGCCTGGGATGCTCTGGAAGATGTTCTCTCCATGCACTATGCCCGCTTCAGCCTTTCCTGGCCCAAGTTCAATACTTTGGTTCATCTGTACATGACAGGTGACCGGGGGTTGACTCAATCGGAATTGAGCAAAAAAATGATGGTTTCCAGGGCCAACATCACCGGCCTGATAGAGCGTCTGGAAAAAGAAAACATGGTCATTCGCACGAACGATCCCTCGGATAAAAGGGCCTTTCGAGTCTGCTTGACAAACAGGGCTTTAACACTAATGAACACTTTCCTTCCCATACACAACAATTACGTACATAAAGTAATCTCCTCACTGGATAGAAAAGAAAAGGAAGTATTTGTAAAGTTGCTGGAAAAACTTAAAAAAGGCTTGGAATCACTATAA
- a CDS encoding DUF4342 domain-containing protein, whose protein sequence is MEINLEQIDLLRKRANVGYKEAKEALEKCGGNIVEALAFLEEENKLKPEIECCGHSSFFQKTKRIVGKLNRISFTISHDEKTKLDIPLTIALILAVVAMPISVATLIFALFMGCKIRFHKSSGEECGINKNIENISHTVSNFASKVAQEIKKA, encoded by the coding sequence ATGGAAATTAACTTGGAACAAATTGATCTATTGAGAAAAAGAGCAAATGTAGGCTACAAAGAAGCAAAAGAGGCCCTGGAAAAATGCGGGGGAAATATTGTCGAGGCTCTGGCATTCCTGGAGGAGGAGAATAAATTAAAGCCGGAAATAGAATGTTGCGGACACTCATCTTTTTTTCAGAAGACTAAGAGAATCGTAGGAAAGTTAAATAGAATCAGTTTCACTATTTCCCACGATGAAAAAACAAAACTTGATATTCCCTTGACAATTGCACTGATATTAGCCGTCGTTGCAATGCCGATTTCCGTGGCAACGCTGATCTTTGCTCTGTTTATGGGCTGCAAAATCAGGTTCCATAAAAGCAGCGGGGAAGAATGCGGTATCAACAAAAATATCGAGAATATCTCCCATACGGTAAGTAATTTTGCCAGCAAAGTAGCTCAAGAAATAAAAAAAGCATAA
- a CDS encoding DUF3795 domain-containing protein has translation MSGMIAYCGLICSDCPAYLATQNDDDVAREKTAGMYAEKYGFNLKPGEINCDGCLPVGGRLLGFCRACEIRHCCSKKGLKNCVLCDEKQCEKLIKFHEFSSYAKDCFDALKKEMLY, from the coding sequence ATGTCTGGAATGATTGCCTATTGCGGGCTTATCTGCTCTGACTGTCCAGCCTATCTGGCTACGCAAAACGATGATGATGTTGCCAGAGAAAAGACTGCGGGCATGTATGCTGAGAAGTATGGATTTAACCTGAAACCCGGGGAAATCAATTGCGACGGATGTTTGCCAGTGGGAGGGAGACTGCTTGGCTTTTGCCGGGCTTGTGAAATCAGACATTGTTGTAGTAAGAAGGGCCTGAAAAACTGTGTTCTTTGCGATGAAAAGCAGTGTGAAAAACTGATCAAATTCCATGAGTTTTCATCGTATGCAAAAGATTGCTTTGATGCTCTGAAAAAAGAGATGTTGTATTAA
- a CDS encoding PEP/pyruvate-binding domain-containing protein — translation MERLVYFFGELKTDQGYFAGGKAGTLAHLYQSGYPVPCGFIILPVAFENDELVPAAWAQVQSCLEQMRKDDDGISFAVRSSALCEDSSIASFAGQFQTVLDVCDDNEVRKAIQTVRRSRHSEGVRAYNEAKGINMTHDMAVVVQRLARADISGVLFTEDPITGNRNEMTGNFILGLGEELVSGQAKPFTFTLGRSNRIWRRIGYNGTPELKRFAGKLYKLGRRLEKELGCPQDIEWAIVDGKLWVLQSRPITTLIGYNPATGEWNETATGDFLWSNVNFGEAVPNVMTPLSWTVQQRIFGSWNLLPGYQASGNIGGRIYLNISLFASVLRVLGRSKKETLLFLEDTLYTRIPEGMEIPVIPLPKWSVVPILINFVKMQMKQNKAIKELPRYLAMNPAWCGRVREQIRELKKKDELNSLWHNEIEPHLMGGVWRVMGSASRFIDHIIKLRRDLTGMVGPGDANTLILSLSSSLDLKVGSGLLASLGPVLGIARVACGEMDRAEYMAQYGHRGPDEFELSVPRPAEDSCWLDEQLVQFRKSPADVEALLLKKGNDFIEAWNHFQTSQPLKARSMRRRIDQVALRARLREAVRSEYVRDRWVARTFALRAGQLTGLGDDIFFLTIKEVLDLLSGDETAVKYIPARKETYRKYLALPAYPPIIRGCFDPFRWGADPNRRNDIYDAYLPNSGAIYDANDAKCGTITGSAGSAGRVEGVVRCLKRPGEGDQLQKGEILVTPQTDIAWTPLFPRVAAIVTDVGAPLSHAAIVARELGIPAVVGCGNATMRLNTGDRVLVDGGKGVVMVLDRAGGYDDY, via the coding sequence ATGGAACGGCTAGTTTATTTTTTCGGTGAATTAAAGACCGATCAAGGTTATTTTGCCGGAGGTAAAGCTGGAACCCTTGCTCACCTTTATCAGAGTGGCTATCCTGTGCCCTGCGGCTTTATCATTTTGCCCGTGGCCTTTGAAAACGACGAGTTAGTGCCGGCAGCATGGGCGCAGGTCCAGTCTTGCCTTGAACAGATGCGCAAGGACGACGATGGGATTTCCTTTGCTGTCCGTTCATCTGCGCTATGCGAGGATTCATCCATAGCTTCCTTTGCCGGCCAGTTTCAAACGGTGCTGGATGTTTGCGATGATAATGAAGTTCGGAAGGCGATTCAAACCGTGCGCCGGTCACGGCATAGCGAGGGGGTGCGGGCTTACAACGAGGCGAAAGGCATCAACATGACCCACGACATGGCTGTTGTCGTCCAGCGATTGGCCCGGGCGGATATTTCAGGAGTTCTGTTTACAGAGGATCCGATTACCGGCAACCGCAATGAAATGACAGGCAACTTTATCCTTGGGCTGGGTGAAGAATTGGTGTCCGGTCAAGCCAAGCCTTTCACGTTCACATTGGGGCGATCAAATCGCATTTGGCGTAGAATCGGTTACAACGGGACGCCGGAACTGAAACGATTTGCCGGTAAGCTTTATAAACTGGGCAGACGTCTGGAGAAGGAATTGGGCTGCCCGCAGGACATTGAGTGGGCGATTGTCGACGGTAAGCTATGGGTGCTGCAGTCCCGTCCAATCACTACGCTGATCGGATACAATCCGGCAACCGGCGAGTGGAACGAGACTGCAACCGGTGATTTCTTGTGGTCAAACGTTAATTTCGGTGAAGCAGTGCCCAATGTGATGACACCTCTCTCATGGACTGTTCAACAGCGCATATTTGGATCGTGGAATCTCCTGCCCGGATATCAAGCTTCCGGCAATATTGGCGGCCGGATATATCTTAACATAAGCCTTTTTGCTTCGGTTTTGCGTGTTTTGGGAAGGAGTAAAAAAGAAACTCTATTGTTTCTGGAGGATACATTGTACACACGAATTCCGGAGGGAATGGAGATTCCGGTGATACCACTGCCCAAGTGGTCCGTTGTACCTATTCTTATCAACTTCGTAAAAATGCAAATGAAACAGAATAAAGCGATTAAAGAATTGCCCCGGTATCTTGCTATGAATCCGGCATGGTGTGGGAGGGTGAGAGAACAGATCAGGGAGTTGAAGAAGAAGGATGAACTGAATTCCTTATGGCACAATGAGATTGAACCTCACCTGATGGGAGGTGTTTGGAGAGTAATGGGCAGCGCTTCCCGTTTCATAGACCATATAATAAAGTTGCGGCGTGATCTGACCGGTATGGTTGGACCAGGTGACGCGAATACACTCATATTGAGCCTGAGCAGCAGCTTAGACTTGAAAGTTGGCTCAGGTTTGTTAGCAAGTCTTGGACCTGTCCTGGGAATAGCCAGGGTTGCTTGCGGGGAGATGGATCGCGCCGAGTATATGGCTCAGTATGGCCACCGGGGACCGGATGAGTTTGAACTGTCTGTCCCTCGCCCTGCAGAGGATTCATGTTGGCTGGATGAGCAGTTGGTGCAGTTCAGGAAATCTCCGGCGGATGTAGAAGCTTTGCTGTTAAAAAAAGGCAACGATTTTATTGAAGCCTGGAATCATTTTCAGACGAGCCAACCACTGAAGGCACGATCAATGCGGCGTCGTATTGATCAGGTAGCTTTACGAGCTCGCTTGCGTGAAGCTGTTCGTTCTGAATACGTACGCGATCGTTGGGTTGCGCGCACTTTCGCTCTCCGCGCCGGGCAATTGACAGGTTTGGGGGACGACATCTTCTTCTTAACCATCAAAGAGGTGCTGGATCTCCTGTCAGGTGACGAAACCGCAGTGAAGTATATCCCTGCGAGGAAGGAAACTTACAGAAAGTACCTGGCTTTGCCTGCATACCCTCCGATTATTCGTGGTTGTTTCGATCCGTTCCGATGGGGAGCAGATCCCAACCGGCGCAATGACATCTATGATGCATACCTCCCTAACTCCGGTGCCATATATGATGCTAACGATGCGAAATGTGGCACCATAACCGGTTCGGCAGGTTCGGCGGGTCGAGTCGAGGGAGTGGTTCGATGCTTGAAACGCCCGGGGGAAGGAGATCAACTTCAAAAAGGTGAGATCTTGGTTACCCCTCAGACAGACATTGCCTGGACACCGCTTTTTCCTCGCGTTGCAGCAATTGTTACCGATGTGGGAGCGCCGCTCTCGCATGCTGCCATCGTTGCCCGTGAGTTAGGCATTCCTGCAGTTGTGGGCTGCGGCAATGCAACTATGCGTTTGAACACCGGTGACCGCGTGCTTGTCGACGGTGGGAAAGGTGTTGTGATGGTCTTGGATAGAGCTGGAGGTTACGATGATTATTGA
- a CDS encoding sensor histidine kinase — MGNKIILILKIIFKVIKALRIVLSVAFKVISRLLYRVYQIIMDKLRFSITFKITITYALLFLLIFCLMSAGIMVSFRYYIQNNNTPENYLLLLGAILGIFNIVGLISIIFFGSKASRKLLAPIKVMTSTVKEISINVLDKRLDVSGSKDELKDLAKTFNDMLNRIQKSVEQQNQFVSDASHELRTPIAVIQGYADLLDRWGKDDSQVLEESISAIKGEAESMKSLVEKLLFLARGDKNTQRVEMSDFALNEVVNEILKETKLIDKSHNIINDQNEQFIIHADPKLIKEAMRIFIDNSIKFTPAGGTIKLNSYIKNKRAFISIEDTGIGISQEDLPYIFNRFYRADKSRNKSSGGTGLGLAIAKWIIDNHYGKIDVWSELNAGTLVRIELPLCLNQGR; from the coding sequence ATGGGTAATAAAATTATTCTTATCTTGAAAATTATATTCAAGGTAATAAAAGCACTCAGAATTGTATTATCAGTTGCTTTTAAAGTTATTTCCCGTTTACTGTACCGTGTTTACCAAATAATAATGGACAAACTGCGTTTCTCCATTACCTTTAAAATTACTATAACTTATGCATTGTTGTTTTTATTGATTTTTTGCCTGATGAGCGCTGGAATAATGGTTAGCTTCAGGTACTATATACAAAATAATAATACGCCTGAAAACTATTTACTTCTTCTGGGAGCTATCTTGGGTATTTTTAATATCGTTGGTTTAATTTCCATAATTTTTTTCGGATCTAAGGCTAGCAGAAAACTCCTGGCACCCATAAAAGTCATGACAAGCACAGTGAAAGAAATATCCATTAATGTGCTGGATAAAAGGCTTGACGTCAGCGGCTCAAAGGACGAGTTGAAAGACCTGGCTAAAACATTTAATGATATGCTTAATAGAATTCAAAAATCTGTAGAACAGCAAAACCAGTTTGTTTCTGATGCTTCCCATGAACTGAGGACACCGATTGCAGTTATTCAAGGTTACGCCGATCTTCTTGATCGTTGGGGAAAAGATGATTCACAGGTACTTGAAGAGTCTATCTCGGCAATTAAGGGTGAAGCCGAAAGTATGAAATCCCTGGTTGAAAAGCTTTTATTTCTTGCTAGAGGAGATAAAAATACTCAGAGAGTTGAGATGTCAGATTTTGCACTGAATGAGGTTGTTAATGAGATTTTAAAAGAAACAAAATTAATTGATAAAAGCCACAACATTATAAATGATCAAAATGAACAATTTATCATTCACGCGGACCCAAAACTAATTAAAGAAGCTATGAGAATTTTTATAGACAACAGTATCAAATTCACCCCTGCCGGTGGTACTATTAAGCTGAATTCATACATTAAAAACAAAAGAGCATTTATTAGTATTGAAGATACAGGAATTGGGATTTCTCAGGAAGATCTCCCTTATATTTTTAACCGGTTTTATCGGGCTGATAAATCAAGAAATAAGTCCAGCGGAGGCACAGGCCTGGGACTTGCCATTGCCAAATGGATTATAGACAATCATTATGGCAAAATTGATGTTTGGAGCGAATTAAATGCAGGGACGCTTGTTCGGATTGAATTGCCGCTTTGTTTAAACCAGGGACGATAA
- a CDS encoding LysR family transcriptional regulator, which yields MEIRQLKAFVTVAKQHSFTRAAELLDYAQSSITAQVSALENKLNTKLFERLGRQVTLTQNGEKLLPYAEKILKLNSEAIELVSSSPVPRGSLSVGAMETSCIYRLPKLLQEYRKLFPNVDLTLVNGYPEELIHSLKENKIDVAFFTGQEITNPDLVSETLLDEPIVLVSAAGHPLSKKAPVITLDLQGETIVLCSCCYRATLRKIFENKGIQVGSILKFANIEVRKRCVINGLGITILPRVTVEAELNQGTLVDLGWNSSDFNIITQVAYHKDKWVSPVLRSFLELAHEIIVG from the coding sequence ATGGAAATACGGCAATTAAAAGCTTTTGTCACGGTAGCAAAACAGCATAGTTTTACCCGGGCAGCGGAATTGCTTGACTATGCTCAATCCAGCATAACAGCACAGGTCAGCGCCCTGGAAAATAAATTAAATACAAAGCTTTTTGAAAGGCTTGGGCGACAAGTCACATTAACCCAAAATGGGGAAAAGCTGCTGCCCTATGCCGAAAAAATTCTTAAACTGAACTCTGAGGCAATAGAATTGGTCTCGAGTTCGCCAGTTCCAAGGGGATCATTATCCGTGGGGGCAATGGAAACCTCTTGCATCTATCGCTTGCCAAAGTTGCTCCAGGAGTACCGCAAGCTTTTCCCGAATGTCGATCTCACCCTGGTGAACGGCTATCCGGAAGAACTGATTCACAGTCTCAAGGAGAATAAAATTGATGTGGCATTTTTTACGGGACAGGAAATTACCAATCCTGACCTGGTATCTGAAACCCTGCTGGATGAACCCATAGTTCTGGTATCAGCTGCCGGACACCCTCTGAGTAAAAAGGCTCCCGTCATAACCCTTGACCTTCAGGGAGAAACGATAGTCCTATGCAGCTGTTGTTACCGGGCCACTTTGAGAAAAATTTTTGAAAACAAAGGCATACAGGTGGGTTCTATTTTGAAATTTGCTAACATTGAGGTCAGAAAAAGATGTGTTATTAACGGCCTGGGCATCACCATACTGCCCCGCGTAACAGTAGAAGCGGAACTAAATCAGGGAACACTGGTGGACCTTGGCTGGAACAGCTCGGATTTCAACATCATTACTCAGGTTGCTTACCACAAGGATAAGTGGGTCTCGCCTGTTCTTCGGTCCTTCCTGGAATTAGCCCATGAAATTATTGTTGGATAA
- the recO gene encoding DNA repair protein RecO, with protein MKLYKAEAVVLRTRELREADKLLVLYSRQHGKITVAAHGVSKPSSRKRGSVQPFCHTNFLLHKGRQLDSVSQCDGVEIFAHLRSNFELLSCASYLVELVEAFSVEGDPNEYVFLLLVSIFHLLNPLDAELLTRAFEIKLLTVFGFRPHWESCVHCREPLSSGEIRFSPAMGGVLCQSCLEQDARALCLNRGTLETMKKLLAWEPSQLVRLKADQGVRRQLKKILRSYVDYHLEYRVKSARFLDM; from the coding sequence ATGAAGCTGTACAAAGCTGAAGCAGTGGTCTTACGAACCCGTGAACTGCGGGAGGCCGATAAATTATTAGTCCTCTACTCCAGGCAGCATGGTAAAATAACCGTGGCGGCTCATGGGGTCAGTAAGCCGTCCAGTCGCAAGAGGGGCTCAGTGCAGCCATTTTGTCATACAAATTTCTTACTGCACAAAGGCAGGCAGCTGGATTCTGTTAGCCAGTGCGACGGGGTGGAGATATTTGCTCACCTGCGCAGTAATTTTGAGCTGCTGAGCTGCGCCAGTTATCTGGTGGAACTGGTGGAGGCATTTTCTGTCGAGGGTGATCCTAATGAGTATGTTTTTTTGCTTCTGGTTTCTATATTCCATTTGTTGAATCCCCTTGATGCCGAACTGCTAACCAGGGCTTTTGAAATCAAGCTGCTAACTGTATTTGGCTTTCGGCCTCATTGGGAATCCTGTGTTCATTGCCGGGAACCCTTGAGCAGCGGTGAGATAAGGTTTAGCCCGGCAATGGGCGGTGTACTCTGTCAGAGCTGTCTTGAACAAGATGCACGGGCTTTATGTCTGAATAGGGGGACGCTGGAAACTATGAAGAAACTTCTGGCCTGGGAGCCTTCACAGTTAGTGCGTTTAAAGGCTGACCAAGGTGTCCGGCGGCAGCTTAAGAAAATTTTACGTAGTTATGTAGATTATCACCTGGAGTACCGGGTAAAATCGGCCAGGTTTTTGGATATGTGA
- a CDS encoding polysaccharide deacetylase family protein produces the protein MKKRFLAMALLAVLVLSGGAIWHYCHSDIIPIETGIKVMKGVPVLMYHKVNPDSGAGGFGLRVTPENFDWQMHYLKKNGYRSISLGDMLDSFQHKKALPKKPVIITFDDGYQDNYRYAYPILKKYNYTATIFVVAGLIGKTNEFDVKKHLQPENKMMDWSEIISLDNAGITIGSHTLTHPHLTGLSDAEARQEIMVSKKVLEAKLGREVQFFCYPYGEYNESMVRLVKEAGYRAATTTKQGLNYQNTDAYLLKRIRIMGKYNHEKFIEELHKWDYTGESKEL, from the coding sequence TTGAAAAAGAGATTTTTGGCGATGGCTCTGTTGGCCGTGCTGGTTCTGTCCGGCGGGGCGATTTGGCACTATTGCCATTCAGATATAATTCCTATCGAAACCGGTATTAAAGTTATGAAGGGAGTACCCGTATTAATGTACCACAAAGTAAATCCTGACTCAGGTGCAGGGGGGTTTGGTTTGCGGGTCACTCCGGAAAACTTTGATTGGCAAATGCATTATTTAAAGAAAAACGGTTACCGGTCAATCAGTTTGGGAGATATGCTGGATAGTTTCCAGCATAAAAAAGCCCTGCCGAAAAAGCCTGTAATTATTACTTTTGATGATGGTTACCAGGATAATTACAGGTATGCTTATCCTATTTTAAAAAAATATAATTATACGGCAACGATATTTGTTGTTGCCGGTCTTATAGGTAAAACCAATGAGTTTGATGTAAAAAAACATTTGCAGCCGGAAAATAAAATGATGGACTGGTCTGAAATCATATCCCTAGATAATGCCGGAATAACCATAGGTTCACATACCTTAACCCACCCTCACCTGACCGGTCTTTCCGACGCTGAAGCCAGGCAGGAGATTATGGTTTCCAAAAAAGTGCTGGAGGCTAAACTGGGCAGAGAAGTTCAGTTTTTTTGCTATCCCTATGGCGAGTATAATGAGTCAATGGTTAGACTGGTCAAGGAGGCCGGTTACCGTGCAGCCACCACCACTAAGCAGGGCTTAAACTATCAAAATACTGATGCCTATCTTTTAAAGCGGATAAGGATAATGGGAAAGTATAATCATGAAAAATTTATTGAGGAATTGCATAAATGGGACTATACGGGCGAGTCTAAAGAATTATAG
- a CDS encoding DUF3786 domain-containing protein, with product MNKINSPLEIYKLLPKSNCKQCQIPTCLAFAGAVIKGQKKLSDCPHLDKDLIERFEGKIEKHKTLEEQQREFMETLKKEVVRIDFPSSADRLGASFSADKLTIKCLNKNFSVDTKGNITSECHVNSWIAVPLLNYVIICKGMDITQKWVPLRELKDGAQWIPLFEQRCEKPLKQLADNHMELFDDMLSVFGGKPAEVSFDSDISLILYPLPKVPMLICYCQPEEDMESKLNVFFDSSADDNINIESLYYLGAGLVNMFEKIVSRRS from the coding sequence ATGAATAAAATTAACAGTCCCTTAGAAATCTACAAGCTGCTGCCCAAATCAAATTGCAAACAATGCCAGATACCAACATGCCTGGCTTTTGCCGGTGCCGTGATCAAAGGTCAAAAAAAACTAAGCGACTGTCCTCACTTGGATAAAGATTTAATTGAGAGGTTTGAAGGAAAAATAGAAAAGCACAAGACACTTGAGGAACAGCAGCGGGAATTCATGGAGACATTAAAAAAAGAAGTCGTCAGGATTGATTTTCCTTCATCAGCAGATAGATTAGGAGCTTCTTTTTCCGCAGATAAGTTAACTATTAAGTGCCTGAATAAGAACTTCAGCGTTGATACCAAAGGCAACATTACATCCGAATGCCATGTAAATTCCTGGATAGCAGTTCCATTACTCAACTATGTTATTATCTGCAAGGGCATGGACATAACTCAGAAATGGGTTCCGCTCAGAGAATTAAAAGACGGGGCGCAGTGGATCCCGCTATTCGAGCAGAGATGTGAAAAACCTTTAAAACAGCTCGCGGACAATCACATGGAGCTTTTCGACGACATGCTGTCTGTTTTCGGGGGTAAACCGGCCGAAGTCAGCTTCGACTCTGATATTTCGCTCATTTTATATCCCTTGCCAAAAGTCCCCATGCTCATCTGTTACTGTCAACCGGAAGAAGATATGGAGTCCAAACTCAATGTTTTTTTTGACTCATCAGCCGACGACAATATAAACATTGAATCACTCTATTACCTTGGGGCAGGATTGGTGAATATGTTTGAAAAAATCGTTTCCAGGCGCAGCTAG